ATGAAATGGTACAAGGCGCTGACGACAgcgatgaagaagatgacgatgacgacgatgatgacgatgacgatgaaaGTGACACAACTAGTTCCGATGACGAAAATATTGACTTTGTAAAATTAACAGCacaaaggaagaaaagGGCCATGAAGGCATTATCTGCTATCAAAAGAGGCGAAGAAATCAATGATAAACCAGTCAGTAGGAATAAAGCTACCGAAACCACTGTGAGTTCAAGCTCTGACGAAGAACACAATGGTACTAATTacactaataataataataataataataataataataataagcaAGAGCCATCATCTTACTATTCTAAGATGAATGCTACCCTCCAACCTGAACCATTTCCCACTGTCATAGTACCAAATGAAGAAGACATAGGTGaggaaataaaatcaaGCTCTAAAAGTGCAACACCAATTGAGACAAGTAACAAATTAGTACTACCAAACATGATCAATGATAATGtcaatcaattaaatgCCCCTCACTTTGATGAATCCGATGAATCCGATGAATCTGAATATGATATTGACCAAGACGCATATTTCAGtatattgaaagatgatAACGAACAAGACTTAATCAATGACTCTTCTTCTGGCGATATTGATACTGGTGAAAACGATCTACCAATGttacaagaagaagaagaaaatatcgTCTCTGAATTGAggaatgatgatgaattatcGTTTGATGGAAGTATACATGAAGAAGGTGATGATCCTGTCGATTTGGAGATGGAAAATAACTTAAATGGTGCCTATACAAATCATACCGATGAagacgatgaagatgaagaagatgacgaCGATGAAATAATGACTGATTTTGATATGCCATTTTATGAGGATCCAAAATTTGCTAATCTTAATTATTACGAAGATGGAAGTGAACCTCGTTTGACTTTGAGCACTTCTTTAcctttaatattaaatgatgaaaaaaaatcaaggCTCCAGAAGAAACAAGCCAAAAGAAGAGAACatgaagaaagaataaaaagGAGAAAACTATTAAGGAAAAGACTTAAACAAAAAAGCTTGGAAAAGAGATCTAATGATTTAGACGGTGATGAGTATATTTTTGGTGTCTTTTTCCAAAGTGACAacgaaaatgaagatgaaaaggaTGCAAGAATGGACcatattaaaaaatcaagatcTGCTGATAACATTAACAATTTAGGGAAAAATTTCGCGTTGGAATCTCCATTGAGACGTTTAAGTACTGCTGCATATTCTGATTCAGATTATGGTATTTctgatgacgatgatgatgaagatgaagatattttattaaatattgcAAATATACCGTCcgaaaatgatgatgatgaaaccGGTGATGAAAATAACGATTCCAATAGCCTAACATCCGAGAGTCTATATTTAGCTctggatgatgatgacgtagatgacgatgacgatgatgatagCAGTGTCACAAATGtttttattgatattgatgacTTGGATCCTGACTCTTTTTATTTCCATTATAATGACGAAGGTATGTtatctgatgaagaaggaaCAGAACTATCTACCGAAAACTCTAATTCAGAAAATGCTGCAGATGTAGTAGAACCAGTTGAATATGTCGATGATGAATCTacagatgaagatgacaaCCTACCACCTCCAAGctcaagaaataaaaatattggtTCCAAGGCGAAGGAAATAGTTAGTGCTAACGTCGTTGGATTAAGACCACCTAAGTTGGGGACATGGGAGACAGATAATAAGCCGTTTAGTATTATTGACGGTCTTTCCACGAAATCTTTGTATGCATTAATTCAAGAACATCAACAGTTGCATGAACAAAACCAAAGAGAACAAAGTCCAGATATTAGTAAGAATAATGATTCTAATTCGGTAAGTAATGGTGATGAGTTAACGTTGAACGAGTTGCTAAATATGAGtgaattagatgatgatgatgataatgatacaaCAAACCATTCTCACACCTCGAGAGGAAATTCAGATTGGTACACTAATAAGCCTAAAGTTCCCCTTTCAGCATTTAGAAACAAAGGTGTTGCCACTTATGAAAGAGATGAATATATGTTACCTTCTTTATCCACAAGGAAAGCGCCAATCGGTTATGTTGGAAATGAACGTACAAGAAGGAAGATCGATAAGATAAAAGAACTtcagaaaaagaaaacagaaaagaaacgattgttgaaaaagaagagaaaattattaaagatCAAAAGGGAAAAACAGCGTTTAGAGAAAGATAGAATATCATTAAACAATGTTGTTCCacaaaatgatgaaacaCATGTTGTGACTCTTGAGGGCACACCAAACCACGAAGATCACGATATTACTACTGATTCTCTTCCTCGTAATCATGACATTGAACTACCTAATGATCTCCATGCGTTAGATAATCTTGGTCCTATCACAGTTGATATACCACATTCGATGATATCTAGAAAGAATTCCGTTAAAAGTGTTGGACTTGATGAAATCCATGCCATATTGGGTAAAGATAGTCATGATTTATTAGACGAcaagaataatattcatGATGATGGCATATTCAATAACTCACAAACAGGCATAACTGAAACACATATTTATCCAGATACTATTGATGAAGGAGATGCTGATATTCTTGCATCATTAACAGCACCAGTTAGACTTGATGACCTTGAAACTGGTCTATCATCATGGAGACGTCGACAAAGTATGGCAGAGGCCGCTGCAGAAAATCTTCGGTTTACTAAAAATGGATTATTTAGTGAAAGTGCGCTGGCTGATATTGATGGGATAATTGGTACAGGAGCAAATACCGTTGCCATCGATTTTAATGAACAAGACTTACTTTAATCTGTCAAGTGGTATTACTTTTatgttttaattttcattttccttcTGTTTACGATCATTACATTAAgacaaatattatttttattactataatttagacatatatatatatattaggGGACCATCgcttttatttttaatttttaatacagatttaatattaattttgaagttcgctttttattgttatacGAAATTATCTATACTTGTTCTTATCATCATTCATTCGTTCTTACTTGTTCATCATCTCCGTATATAATCGTTAAAATGTTAATAAGGCACGTTTCGGTGTTTTTTCACGTAATGTTAACTAAAGGAAGACTGAAAAATTGCCGAAATAGATCTGAAGGAAGTATTTGCcaacaaaaatatcaagTTCTCAACATTAAGTTGCATAAGTTCtggaaagaagaaaggGTATATATTGTGTTTTGACTTAGAAAGGAAAGACAActtaaacaaaataatataaaaaatgtttACAGGTATAGTCGAATTAATCGGTACTGTCCAAGAATACAACGAATTTGATGAATCCTCATCTGGTGGTCAAGGGGTTTCCGTTGTCATCAAGGATGCTGCTCCCATCTTAAAAGACTGTCATATTGGTGACTCAATTGCCATCAATGGTATTTGCTTAACTGTTACTGAGTTTGATGTTGAAGCTGGTACTTTTAAAGTCGGTATTTCTCTTGAAACGATAAAGAGAACAAATGTGTCTAGCTGGAAACCTAACAGTAAAGTTAACTTAGAAAGGGCTGTTTCGCAAGACGTAAGATTTGGTGGTCATTATGTACAAGGGCATGTTGACACAGTGGCCTCTATTGTAGGAATTGAACCCGAAGGTAATGCCGTAAACTACAGTTTCCAATTAAATCAAactaatgatgataaaaaatatatgaacTATATTGTAGAAAAGGGATTTATTTGTATAGATGGGACCTCATTGACCGTTGTTAGCGTTGACGATAACAACGCTATCTTCTCCATAAGTATGATCAAGCATACTCAAGAAAATGTCATAATGCCATTGAAGGGACTGGGAGATTTAGTAAACATTGAAGTTGATTTAACAGgaaaaatcattgaaaagcAAATATTAATGGCCGTTGaaaatcaaattgaaaaggaagataGTTTATTGAGCAAGATGATCACTAAGATCGTTGATAAACGCATTCAAAAGTATTTAAAGTGAGTGTCTGACAGTacattaatttttttggcGTAACCTGTGGCTACTAAATATCGATTATAGGGTGGGTAGcttttaaaaattcataGAATCTAACGTCTCAGACTTTCCTCGAAAATTTAGAAGATCGTGTAAAGAACGGAAGATCCTAATCTGTAAATCTGTAAGTTGCATACCAAAACGTcataatacaaatatatttcGAAGTTTAACTAATTAAGGGATGGAAAATAAACCCTTATGCAAAGATCCCTCTGATATACTCATATAAAAACCTATTTCTGGATAATTCAAAGAATAACTCAAAATTTTGGGGAGATAtgtataatttttgtttttttgtttatttttcatatgtTTTTTATGGTTTATATCCTAAAGGAAATTTATTCTATAAAGAGCTGTACTTTaagataaaatataaacaaaaaatacaTTAGTGTAAACACTCAAATTGAGAACACCCAAATTGCCATCTTACTTAACTGAATCCATATTTATCATAACAAATTGGTATACAAGAATGTCATTACTGTTGGATCTATAGAGCTTTTTACTCACAGCTTATGGAGgattatcaaaataaatCCTTTCCTTGATATCATTATGGTTAGTTCCGACGCTGAACGattaatatttcattttataCCCTCTTCCTAGTATCTTCTATTAAATTTCTTGTATGGTTAAAAcctgaaaaaaaaagactAAATAATCCCAATTTCTTTcgatatatttatatttggtaatatttttaatttataaAACTCCTCAACAATTGCTCCGTTAAAGGTAGCATTGCTAAATTCCTAAAGTAATATTACTGTCCATACTAGCCATCAATGATTCATATTTATAGAGTTGAGGAAATTGTACTTTATAACTCTATACAAGAAGGAAATGAACAAAGAGAAGTGCACTTTGATAGGAAAGTTTTTAATGAACCCATAAAAGAACACTGCCCTTAGATTACATCTGAACTCACCCAACTGTTCCAAATGGGATAAACCTACCTTTGCTaagtaatttttcaatgacaAAGCTCTAAACTAGGTTGtaaaaaattccaaattaatATACAAATCTTTGGACATCCAtagataaagaagaaaatttgaaccAAAATAGTTATATATACCTTGACACTTTGGGCAGGGAACATACAATGTACTCTACACCCAAGTTTTTAACTATTGGTAAATTaaactttattattattagctATACCTTTGTTAAATGATTTGGGCGGCTAATGTAAAAGACAAAAATGGATAGTTTTGTTTACGTTTTACAAACATGTTACCCGGGAAACAAACATTTTAGCCCTCTTTTTGGGTGATACACAATTCAGGTTTTGAGTAAGGCATGTTGGTAGGGTTAATTGAAACCTCTTTTGCCCTGGTGGTGGTcagatttcaaaattttttctattgCGGTAGTTTCAAACTATAACAGACAACACTCTTTCTGTTAACACTCAAATGCTGGCATCTGTGAGAAGAGCTCTGTTAGAAACAGGccatttatttgaatagaAGCCTAAGTATTTAATAGGCATACAAATAATCATCGAATAAGAAGAATAGGTGATAGAGGACTCGTATTGTATTCTACTCAAATAATCATAGagaataaaaagaaaaacgaaaaagagtaaagaagaaatggtGCAAAATAATGTTGGGTTTTCTTGGGGATTCACCTCGACAGGCGGCTCCCAACCATCAaggaaacaagaaaataatgatcgTGTTgatataaagaatatatctCTTTGGGAAGATGATTTTAGAAGTTCATTACAGCCGAGTACAAACGCAACAACTGGCGTAAATAAGAGCACCATTTATCAAGGCAATTATACTAACGGTCATCCCATTCAAGGCTCAATAAGATCCAAAAGAAGATTGGTGGATTCTGAGGATGCTTCTAACGAAAATGTTTCAACGAATACTTCCTTTTCTAATCTGTATGCTCGCGGTACGAAACAACCACTAAGGTATCAATATTCTAAAAAACCATCATATTCTGCTGCTAATAACACTGTCACTGCCActaagaaaatatcaaacACTTTCAATGCTATCCGAAGTCAACCGTTACCTATTCAAAGATGCTTAGAATTAATGGATCATCAACAAGTGAATGACCTCTTGAATGACATTTTGAACTTAAATAATCCAAGTTTAAATCAATTCATCCACACCAGAATTAATTCTAACTATAACTCCAATTTctccattgaaaaatgctccattttattaaaagaaaaatttgaaaacatcttgaaaaatgttccgtataacaaaaattattacaataaTGCTCAAGCATCagaaaacaataacaataacaataatacttTGTTACTAGATGATTATGCTTTTATTAGATTAAAATCCTTTATTTTAGAATTcttaaattctttaattgacttcattttaaataatattccacCAAATTTTAATAACGTTCACGAATCACTAAATTTCCTAAATGAATGTACTTTAATGGTGATAACTTTACCAAGGTTCCAGTTACCAAGTAATAACTACTACTATGATAAATGTATTGAACAACTATCATTTATTTGGTCTACAATCATTAATGAGTTGGCCAAAGATTTAGTAATGGctaatttaaatgataaagaattttATCTTAATTGGTTAagtaaattggaaaatcaTAATCAACGAACAGGCGGAATGTTCAATCAACCATTAAAACTTTTTAAACATATTGATAACAACGACGAAACATCTGCCGTTGCAGGTAATGTTACCATTGATAACAATCCttttaattcaaataatggtaaCGATTATGTCACAAGTAGAAGCGGTAACAATAGCAACCCAGGTTCGACTTCAAACTTCTCGTCctcttctttctcttcCCCATTTCTAAATCGCTAGACCCTTCCTTGTCGGGATTGACTTTCTCATCTCTTTGCCACAGTTTGATTCTCTGCAGATAAcctttaaatatatatatgtacgCATATActcatatatatattctatatagacgatataaaataaaaaatttacGTTATAACATCTTACTCTCTTTGTTTTCACATATGGCACATATAGCAATCTCTCGATTCTATTATACGACATCGCTGATGAACTTCATATGGAGACATCCCTAGAACCTAGCGATCACCTAATTTCAACATTCAACTGTCGTAACTTGTTCACAACTCCAATTTATATACTTATTATATTCCTCATAAAGAATGAGTTgacttattattttatgttttcttttcttaataGCGTTATTCGCCGACGGTAAGAAGGACCTTACTAAACCCGtatgaaaaatcattatataaGAAACATTAATACGTCTACTTAGTTATATAGCTGCATCAGCAAAATAGAAGAAAGACGACAAAAAAAGCAAATACGAAAGAAAGATGACCATAGGCAATTTCCAACCTCTAAGGAACAGCGATCCTACGACCATAAAAAGGTTATACAAAGAAAGTATGTTAATCATAATCTTCATTGCCCCATGAAAACCCCTAATTTCTCTTGGTTTTCATTTCCATCTATACTAACACGATTTTGTTTTTGGTTAAAGATAGGTACAGCTGCAGGATTAGGTGCCATACAAGGGTCAATCATAAGTGGATCTTCCACTTTgatttttaataaatattcaaaatttttcagaaaTTTAACCTTCCAAGggaaattattttataacGTGGCTTTGATCTCAATgaatattatctttaaagCTGAACATcaagttttgaaattccaacaaaaattattacttgaagaagatattaaaaGAGGGAAATTACTTGATAAAGCTGCGGAAAATGGTGTCTTCATTGAAGATTGAGGAAGGAAAGCATATCAATTTGCAATATGTGGAGGTATCTATAAATTATGTAAATAACAAATGTTAGtgataatattcaatacATTCATATTACCATAACACCAATTTTATAACtctcaaaataaaataaaatatattccgAATTCCCTTGAAGAAACTGACAACTAACCATATTGTCCATAAGATTACAACAATGGCAAGTTCTAAGACCCTGTAAACTAACCTAGTCATCTTTTGTGATTTGATTATCTTAACATTCCCATATTTCTCAGTATTCTCTTGGAAtagttttaattttaaagtCAACGTAGTATTAATATCACTTAATATTCTATCACTGGAACTAATTAACGTTTCCACTCTCACAGAATAATCATTCAACAATTTAGATGTCCAATCGTTACCAATTTTCAAGACTTTACTCAACTCCATATTATACGTAtcaatgatttcatttGTTTGACTGATTTTCAATTCTGCATCGTCTTCCACTTTAATTCGATTTCTTTTACGAATTTCTCGATCTTTGACAATCTCATGTGTCACTCGACGATGATTCATTATAGATATCGTACACAGCATGTACCTCGTATCATGCCAATACTTCGTCAGTTTCTCATCAATTTGAATCGGTTCAAATGTGTTGCTGCCctcatttattattatatcatcTATCAAATTGTTATTCACAgccttattattattacttctATTATTccttttaatattattatcttttgaCTCTGAAGTGCGGTTTTTATTGGAAGTAATATCCTTTGTGTTGGTCATTTGCAATGCAGGGTTTAATTCAGATGCCTCCAAATTCGATCTGGAGCTCCTCGAGGAAACACCAGGGGTGGTATTTTTCACTTCCAATCTAAGcccttcatcatcttcatcattttcttcatctttatccTCGCCATTTTCAGCAGCTGAGCGGTCTCgttcatcattttcttcccCTTCGTTAATTATATCCCCCTTctctttttccttttgtaaCCTATACCTATCCTCTGcatctttcttcttcagaaaTTTCTCAAATATATCCAATTGTGAAGGTATCACACTCATCCTTCTTGCAAAATTATTACCCATATTATTAcccatattattattattattattattattattattattattattattagtggTACCAACATGTCCTAAAGGTGAACTCATCTTCGTATTACTCCTTTTAGTAGCTAGTGGAGGTATCAATACcccatttttcttcatttgtTCTTCTGTTCCCTTCTTTACTCTCTTGATTGGTATATCATTTAGTATCGTCAATCCCGTCGtatctttatctttatccTTTGGTGTTACGTACGATGGAGGAACTATTGAAGTCGGTCCAACATCTTCGTCGTGTACAGCTTGTTCCTTTTGAGCTATCGATAGCGTTTGTTTGTCGATCTTAGTGTTGCTTGATAACCATCGCTTAGACCctttctttatcttttctAATGGTTTCTTTAACTTGGATTTTTCCTGTTCTGTGTTGAGGGATCCTGAGGGAGATGGGTTATCTTTCTGTGCCAGAGCAGATGAcgatattgatgattttaaaCTTGAATTGGAATCTATCGATTtctcaatattattagaagatgaagataatgatgactTATTAGACATATCAAGCTGTTGTGTcttcatatatttatcatcttcataCTCGGCATTCTTTTTCGTTATATTCTTAAATGGAGAT
The Naumovozyma dairenensis CBS 421 chromosome 5, complete genome DNA segment above includes these coding regions:
- the IFH1 gene encoding Ifh1p (similar to Saccharomyces cerevisiae CRF1 (YDR223W) and IFH1 (YLR223C); ancestral locus Anc_8.434), with translation MVGMKSPRKQVGGKLLANVAKLKQQKSNGNMKKIVRPRRFSLIYSSSSSSNDDDKGDDDDEDSSLSDVSDDGSNDDAFQRRNISSKGKKMSNNSSGKRSKLIQQNKISNKDNNASAIASSSDDNTESSDYEMVQGADDSDEEDDDDDDDDDDDESDTTSSDDENIDFVKLTAQRKKRAMKALSAIKRGEEINDKPVSRNKATETTVSSSSDEEHNGTNYTNNNNNNNNNNNKQEPSSYYSKMNATLQPEPFPTVIVPNEEDIGEEIKSSSKSATPIETSNKLVLPNMINDNVNQLNAPHFDESDESDESEYDIDQDAYFSILKDDNEQDLINDSSSGDIDTGENDLPMLQEEEENIVSELRNDDELSFDGSIHEEGDDPVDLEMENNLNGAYTNHTDEDDEDEEDDDDEIMTDFDMPFYEDPKFANLNYYEDGSEPRLTLSTSLPLILNDEKKSRLQKKQAKRREHEERIKRRKLLRKRLKQKSLEKRSNDLDGDEYIFGVFFQSDNENEDEKDARMDHIKKSRSADNINNLGKNFALESPLRRLSTAAYSDSDYGISDDDDDEDEDILLNIANIPSENDDDETGDENNDSNSLTSESLYLALDDDDVDDDDDDDSSVTNVFIDIDDLDPDSFYFHYNDEGMLSDEEGTELSTENSNSENAADVVEPVEYVDDESTDEDDNLPPPSSRNKNIGSKAKEIVSANVVGLRPPKLGTWETDNKPFSIIDGLSTKSLYALIQEHQQLHEQNQREQSPDISKNNDSNSVSNGDELTLNELLNMSELDDDDDNDTTNHSHTSRGNSDWYTNKPKVPLSAFRNKGVATYERDEYMLPSLSTRKAPIGYVGNERTRRKIDKIKELQKKKTEKKRLLKKKRKLLKIKREKQRLEKDRISLNNVVPQNDETHVVTLEGTPNHEDHDITTDSLPRNHDIELPNDLHALDNLGPITVDIPHSMISRKNSVKSVGLDEIHAILGKDSHDLLDDKNNIHDDGIFNNSQTGITETHIYPDTIDEGDADILASLTAPVRLDDLETGLSSWRRRQSMAEAAAENLRFTKNGLFSESALADIDGIIGTGANTVAIDFNEQDLL
- the RIB5 gene encoding riboflavin synthase (similar to Saccharomyces cerevisiae RIB5 (YBR256C); ancestral locus Anc_7.181) encodes the protein MFTGIVELIGTVQEYNEFDESSSGGQGVSVVIKDAAPILKDCHIGDSIAINGICLTVTEFDVEAGTFKVGISLETIKRTNVSSWKPNSKVNLERAVSQDVRFGGHYVQGHVDTVASIVGIEPEGNAVNYSFQLNQTNDDKKYMNYIVEKGFICIDGTSLTVVSVDDNNAIFSISMIKHTQENVIMPLKGLGDLVNIEVDLTGKIIEKQILMAVENQIEKEDSLLSKMITKIVDKRIQKYLK
- the STS1 gene encoding Sts1p (similar to Saccharomyces cerevisiae STS1 (YIR011C); ancestral locus Anc_7.179) is translated as MVQNNVGFSWGFTSTGGSQPSRKQENNDRVDIKNISLWEDDFRSSLQPSTNATTGVNKSTIYQGNYTNGHPIQGSIRSKRRLVDSEDASNENVSTNTSFSNLYARGTKQPLRYQYSKKPSYSAANNTVTATKKISNTFNAIRSQPLPIQRCLELMDHQQVNDLLNDILNLNNPSLNQFIHTRINSNYNSNFSIEKCSILLKEKFENILKNVPYNKNYYNNAQASENNNNNNNTLLLDDYAFIRLKSFILEFLNSLIDFILNNIPPNFNNVHESLNFLNECTLMVITLPRFQLPSNNYYYDKCIEQLSFIWSTIINELAKDLVMANLNDKEFYLNWLSKLENHNQRTGGMFNQPLKLFKHIDNNDETSAVAGNVTIDNNPFNSNNGNDYVTSRSGNNSNPGSTSNFSSSSFSSPFLNR
- the RCF3 gene encoding Rcf3p (similar to Saccharomyces cerevisiae YBR255C-A; ancestral locus Anc_7.178), whose amino-acid sequence is MTIGNFQPLRNSDPTTIKRLYKESTAAGLGAIQGSIISGSSTLIFNKYSKFFRNLTFQGKLFYNVALISMNIIFKAEHQVLKFQQKLLLEEDIKRGKLLDKAAENGVFIED
- the MTC4 gene encoding Mtc4p (similar to Saccharomyces cerevisiae YBR255W; ancestral locus Anc_7.177); the encoded protein is MPPAEHDHEQQRYHQDNEQQQHQIPNSGRIKLVTKVLMDTRTGLMDDLNFINHIPAANLATSANTKKELDFLGNNTFPLPRGSSNTRVPPTTGKTNRTSLGDDYGTGIENIIAASVPTTNIESLEPTVLNIPKSTRIKADRVRIYLDYYYSILERCISIDSAEHRHDGVEGVYNPLQVIRNRKVRKKYRGGAPMREISISKAPVIAIVDFSKNYQGKHKAAYVRKRMPWFVDINEKYNDLMWRTSHWDELVDPQGNLWFGDKRGHHHHQGYIHKNHLYPHSTQKKSASKERDERMKSASRSRSRSSSPFKNITKKNAEYEDDKYMKTQQLDMSNKSSLSSSSNNIEKSIDSNSSLKSSISSSALAQKDNPSPSGSLNTEQEKSKLKKPLEKIKKGSKRWLSSNTKIDKQTLSIAQKEQAVHDEDVGPTSIVPPSYVTPKDKDKDTTGLTILNDIPIKRVKKGTEEQMKKNGVLIPPLATKRSNTKMSSPLGHVGTTNNNNNNNNNNNNNNMGNNMGNNFARRMSVIPSQLDIFEKFLKKKDAEDRYRLQKEKEKGDIINEGEENDERDRSAAENGEDKDEENDEDDEGLRLEVKNTTPGVSSRSSRSNLEASELNPALQMTNTKDITSNKNRTSESKDNNIKRNNRSNNNKAVNNNLIDDIIINEGSNTFEPIQIDEKLTKYWHDTRYMLCTISIMNHRRVTHEIVKDREIRKRNRIKVEDDAELKISQTNEIIDTYNMELSKVLKIGNDWTSKLLNDYSVRVETLISSSDRILSDINTTLTLKLKLFQENTEKYGNVKIIKSQKMTRLVYRVLELAIVVILWTIWLVVSFFKGIRNIFYFILRVIKLVLW